In Planctobacterium marinum, the DNA window CCTTTAAAAGCTGATTAAAATCTTTTGCGGCGCGCATTGGGCCGACGGTATGGGAGCTGGAAGGACCAATACCAATACTGAACATATCAAATACACTAATCATGTGTTTCTCGTAGGGATTTTATTATTTTTTACTTAGTAGATATTGTCTGATGAATTGCGCGTAAAGCAAAGCAAAGAAGAGGTCTTACCAGCGTTTTACTGTAAAGGGGATTTAACGCTTCACAACAGGTGTCGTGACAAGGCCTTGATAAACGCCGCGGTGGCACCCCAAATCATCTGCCCTTGCCAGGGAATAAAGTAAACGGGGTAGGTGCTATTGTGCCGTTTTACCTGATGAGTCAGATGATTTGCTGGGTTAATGGCTTCAGCCAACGGAATTTCAAAAACATTGTCTACTTCATCTGGGTTCAGTTGTAATTGAAATTCAGGCTCCACGATACTGATAAAGGGAGTAACCTCATAGCGAGATATAGTGCGAAATACGGGTAATTGGCCGATAATTTCTACCTTGTCTCTGCTTAAACCAATCTCTTCTTCGGTTTCTCTGAGGGCTGTTTCTTTCAGGTGTATGTCGCTCTCATCGAATCGACCGCCGGGAAAACTCACCTGTCCTGCGTGATGTTTGAGCTTATCTGAGCGGCGCGTGAGTAGCAGGGTAAGCTGTTCTCTTTTTACCAGTGGCAACAATACCGCGGCGGCTTTGCCCTTTTTTCTCAAAGGATAATCTGGCTCCGGTCGCACGTTTCGAGCGTGGTAAAATCGTTGATTGAACTGCGTTAAATTCATGATTTACACTTCCTGAAGCCAGCCAATACCGGAAGGATTTTGTTCACCTTGTGGAAGGTTTCCTCATACTCTGCCTGATCTACCGAATCGGCGACAATACCGCCGCCCGCCCAGCAAAATACTTTCTGGTTTTCAAACAGCAAAGTACGGATACAGATACTGCTGTCAAAATCGCCATTGACGCCATAAACAAAGATACTGCCACAATAGATATTGCGCCTATGAGGCTCAAGTTCATCAATAATTTCCATCGCTCTGATTTTTGGCGCGCCAGTTATTGAACCGCCAGGGAAAGCATCTTGCAATAAACGAAAAGGGTGGCTGGCTGGTTTGAGTTTAGCTTGAATAGTGCTCACCAGATGATGCACCGCATTGAAGCTTTCA includes these proteins:
- a CDS encoding CoA pyrophosphatase; the protein is MNLTQFNQRFYHARNVRPEPDYPLRKKGKAAAVLLPLVKREQLTLLLTRRSDKLKHHAGQVSFPGGRFDESDIHLKETALRETEEEIGLSRDKVEIIGQLPVFRTISRYEVTPFISIVEPEFQLQLNPDEVDNVFEIPLAEAINPANHLTHQVKRHNSTYPVYFIPWQGQMIWGATAAFIKALSRHLL